One region of Primulina tabacum isolate GXHZ01 chromosome 17, ASM2559414v2, whole genome shotgun sequence genomic DNA includes:
- the LOC142531384 gene encoding flap endonuclease GEN-like 1 isoform X2, with protein sequence MSFRKDLLLPLKEPLECYHVADIEAGLGLKRKHLIAVSLLVGSEQYLSGVQGIGLDTALRFVKCFNEEEILDRLNKIAKGDPLVIQGNIESGGELARSSNENSPKPNYPHCSHCGHPGNKRLISNFLVNIAVRMLARVAGRRSVGFKCVCSSCDFLGLYSCVVVLF encoded by the exons ATGTCATTTAGAAAGGATCTTTTACTTCCTCTAAAG GAGCCATTGGAATGCTACCATGTAGCTGACATTGAAGCTGGTCTTGGGCTTAAGAGGAAGCATTTGATCGCTGTTTCTCTGTTGGTTGGAAGTGAGCAATATTTAAGTGGTGTCCAGGGAATTGGGCTTGATACTGCTCTTCGTTTTGTCAAATGTTTTAATGAAGAAGAAATATTGGATAG GTTGAATAAAATAGCAAAAGGAGATCCACTGGTTATTCAGGGAAATATTGAATCTGGAGGTGAACTTGCACGAAGTTCTAATGAAAATTCACCAAAGCCTAATTATCCTCATTGTTCACACTGTGGGCATCCGGGCAACAAAAggctcatctcaaattttcttGTGAATATTGCAGTTCGAATGCTGGCAAGAGTTGCTGGCAGAAGGTCAGTAGGATTCAAATGTGTCTGTTCATCATGTGACTTTTTAGGCCTTTATTCATGCGTTGTCGTCCTTTTCTAA
- the LOC142531384 gene encoding flap endonuclease GEN-like 1 isoform X1 produces MSFRKDLLLPLKEPLECYHVADIEAGLGLKRKHLIAVSLLVGSEQYLSGVQGIGLDTALRFVKCFNEEEILDRLMFNYMCTCILSFTSVLNKIAKGDPLVIQGNIESGGELARSSNENSPKPNYPHCSHCGHPGNKRLISNFLVNIAVRMLARVAGRRSVGFKCVCSSCDFLGLYSCVVVLF; encoded by the exons ATGTCATTTAGAAAGGATCTTTTACTTCCTCTAAAG GAGCCATTGGAATGCTACCATGTAGCTGACATTGAAGCTGGTCTTGGGCTTAAGAGGAAGCATTTGATCGCTGTTTCTCTGTTGGTTGGAAGTGAGCAATATTTAAGTGGTGTCCAGGGAATTGGGCTTGATACTGCTCTTCGTTTTGTCAAATGTTTTAATGAAGAAGAAATATTGGATAGGTTAATGTTCAATTACATGTGCACATGCATTCTATCTTTTACATCCGT GTTGAATAAAATAGCAAAAGGAGATCCACTGGTTATTCAGGGAAATATTGAATCTGGAGGTGAACTTGCACGAAGTTCTAATGAAAATTCACCAAAGCCTAATTATCCTCATTGTTCACACTGTGGGCATCCGGGCAACAAAAggctcatctcaaattttcttGTGAATATTGCAGTTCGAATGCTGGCAAGAGTTGCTGGCAGAAGGTCAGTAGGATTCAAATGTGTCTGTTCATCATGTGACTTTTTAGGCCTTTATTCATGCGTTGTCGTCCTTTTCTAA